The window GGCTTCAAGGGAAAAGAAAAGGGCTTGTCAGCCATTGGGATAAAACTTACGGAGTTTTGAAAGAAAGCGATCCGGTTGTCCCGGGGTCCGCTTTAAACACCTTTATTCATTTTTTAGAGCCACTTTAACGAATTCCTTGACCAATATAGGGAATCGAAGCAGGCAAAAAAGAGTGCCTTTAAACAAACCGTAATTTTTCTTTGCAAAAAGAACCTGGTTTTTCCATAGAAGGTGAAAAATAAAGTTAAGGTTTTGATTGTTTCGAATTTCTCTTGGATGGTGATAGATGTATAAAGAACCCACGACGACGATTTTAAAACCTTTTTTCCTGGCCCGGGTACAGTAATCGACTTCTTCCCAGTACATGAAATAGTCTTCATCAAAATTCCCCACTTTTTCTATCACTTCGCG is drawn from Methylacidiphilum infernorum V4 and contains these coding sequences:
- a CDS encoding glycosyltransferase family 2 protein — protein: MIEKVGNFDEDYFMYWEEVDYCTRARKKGFKIVVVGSLYIYHHPREIRNNQNLNFIFHLLWKNQVLFAKKNYGLFKGTLFCLLRFPILVKEFVKVALKNE